AGGCTTGATTGTAACCCGGTCATGCTGTCACTGGAACCTGCGGTTATCCAACTATCTGGAAGAGACAGATAACTTGAGCCAATACCGGAATACGGTGTCATTCCGGTTTCGCTACCGTACGTGGCAATCTGACGGTAATTGGCAGTAACCTTGTACTTACCAATCTTACCTGAGCTCACTTCAGCGCGGCCGTTCTCCATGCCCAGATTAGTGGCTTTAATTTCAGCTTTGTAACCATCTTTTCCACGATAAGTCACATCTGCGTCGACTTTGCCAACAATTTTATTTTCTGCGGCCAGCGCGTTAGCTGAGTGGATATCATCACCGTTATTGTATCCGGCTCCGACACTAACGCTTCCAGTTGCGCCTGTTTCAATCTTACAGGCACTGCACTTCCAGTTTTTTGTATTGAGATGGGCAGTGTTGGCATCTGCGATGCCATAACCATCTGCTGCCATTGCTGCACTAGCGTTGGCCAGTAAAGCAATAGTGATCAAATTAAATTTAAATTTCATCTTCCTGCTCCCTTAACGCTGCAGCAATTTGCCGGATGGATTATTAGAACCATGTACCTGACTGTGGCAGTTCAGGCAGCTTCTACCACCGGTAAAGGCGCTACCATTCACAGTTGATCCTAATCCGGTATTACCCATATAGGCATTGCTGGTATGGCCGTCACTGGCATGACATTGTTGACACAGCATTGGTGCCCGAGCTTTTAACATGGCTTCATTAGCTGAGCCATGTGGGTTATGGCAACTGTCGCAGTTTTCAGTGACAGGGGCATGCTCCCATAATTTTGGACCACGTTTCTCGGCATGACAGCTGTAGCAGGTTTCGTTGATCGTTGGTTTTACCAAATCCGCTTCGGTACTGGTACCGTGAGGATTATGGCAATCGGTACAGGTCATCTGATTCCATTTCAGCGGGTGTGCAGAACGCTTGTTCATATCCGCTTTTTCTTTGGTATGGCAGCTGGTACAAACTTCTACTTCTGTAGCTTTCGACAGAACAGGATCTTGAGCCGCATGGATAGTGTGGCAAGAAGCACAAGCTACATCAGCATTGTCATGGTGACTGCCTTCCCAGTTCATGCGTTTATCATCTGTATGACAGCTAAGGCATACTGAGTTCTGCTTCTGTGGTGACAGCGTTGACCCTTTACCAAAGGTAATCATCGGCTCATTAGCGCCTTTGTGTTTACCTTGAGGACCATGACAAGCTTCACATTGTAATCCCGCCATCGGACTTTTACTGGAATCTATGGCGCCATGGACCCCTTTAAAAATTTCCATGACATTGCCGGTTCTGCGGTGACACATTAAACAGGTATCAGCACCTTTAGGTGAGTATTTACCTTCTTCAAATTTTTTATCGAGGGCAGATTCTACCTGCGCAGGAGTCATTTTTTTATCCCACGGTGCGGCATGCGCAGTATGGGCTAGCCCTAAAGACAATACTGCAGCCACTAACGTAGTATTCAGCATTGCTTGTATTTTTTGGTTTGTATTCATCATTTGGCATCCTTGATTTGTCCAAACTTCGGAGAAAGCAGGGAGGTGTTTCCTCCCTGCGGTTCGGGCAAATTACATATTCACCACTGTGTGGTCTGCAGCTGTTGGTTTGTGGCAGTAGAAACAAGTTTCTGACTGCGCGGCTTGGTTGGCAGCGGTGTAATCACCGTTGACTACCGCACCATAACTTTCAAGTGTTTCTTGAGAATGCAAACCATCAGATCCCAGTGCGTGACAGGAAGTACAAACGGCTGTGATCGGTGTGGTGTATTCACCAGCAGCAGTTGCCAGTGCGCCTTTGTTTTTAAATGAATCCAGATTGAAGCTGGTATGACACTGAGTACACTCAGTGATAACGCCCACTTCGTTGTGAACTACGTGGAGTTTCATTTCAAATGCGCCTTTGTTGGCACCGCTGGCGTATGTGCCATCTGGAGTATGGCAGGCAACACAACCGTCAAGACCAACAGTCATTTCACCATTCACTTCACGACCCAACTGATCACTCAGCACGAACCCAGTGTGATGGCCTTTATGCAGTTGGAAGCTATCTCCGTGACATTTCTGACAAGCGGCAAAACTAACAGAGTCAGTATGACGATAGGTTGGTGCATCGCCAGACTTAGTCCCAAAGGCCAGCTGTGCTTTCATACTGGTAGTATCACTGTCACTGGTACAAGCAATCAGATCTGCACCGCTAGTACACATTTCCAGACCGATGAAAGTAAATGCTGTGTCTGTATCACCGCTACCAAAGGGTAAGGCTGGTGTAGTGTAAACCAGTTTGCCATCGACAATACTGACATCACTCTGCAAGGTATTGTCGGTAATCAGGTCTTTAGTGACATGGGCCACACCTGAACCGGGGCTAACGTTGTAACCCATAATTGGGAATTCAGGGCCAACGTTGGTGATAGTTTCCAGGCGCTTAATTTTGCTCAGTTCAGAACTGGCGTCCAAAGCATTGCCATTAGCATCAATCAACGTAACGGTCAGTGTGGCGCTGTCATCATCATTAGCAACCAGAGTAGCTGTCATACCGCGTTTAGCGATCACGGCTTCTTTGTTTTGATAGTCTGTGGAGTGAACTTCTTCAGTCCATTCGCTGTTGTGACAAGCCACACAGTTAGAGTTGTCAGACTGCTGGCTGTGACCTTGGCCAGTAGCAAAATCGATATCGCTATGGCAGCTACCACAGGCCTGAGCGGTTGGTACCTTAGACCAGTTACCCCAATCAGGAGTTAAATCCCCCTGATCGTTGTGACATGTGCTACAGGTTTTAAGTGCTTCGCTTTCATATACCGGTTGCGGTACACCATCAGCATCGACGGTAAAATGTTTAGCATGGATCAACATGCTGAACTGATCATCAGAGTTACTCAAACGATTAGGTGTATGGCAGCTAGCACACATGTTGACGTCGTTATAAGAACCGCTGTGATGTGCAGTGCTCACATCTCCGTGACATTTGTTACAGCTAGCCGTGGCCACAATCTTGCGGGAATAACCGGGCTCGTTACCGGAAACGGTGAAGTCAACAATGGCATTAGAGTTAGGTACTGCGGTGCCATCAGGTAACGGTGTGTTATAAGCACGGATCATGAAACGCTGTGCGAGCTCTGCATTAAAAGTGGTTCTGGTAGCAGAGGTGTCAGCGAAATTAGTGGAGAAGGTATAGGTATATACACCGTTTTTCTTGTCTACAAAGGTACCTGGACAAGTGCTAGCAAGGTCACAGGTTTCATCGACAATATACTGCCATTGTGTGGCGTTACCGACACCAGTTGCTCCCTGAGGTAACAGCTGCAATGCATAGAAACGCATTTTTTGCAGCCCGACCACAGCTTGATCATCCTGGTTGGTTACCTGGAAACGAAGACTGGCAACACCATCGGTGATAGTTTCATCATAAAAGGTAAAGTTTAAAGCATCGATCGTCATGGCGGGGCTGCCACCAGCCGAACCGTCAGAACCGGCTGCACCATCTGCTCCATCGCTGCCGCCACAACCCGTTAAGGTCATGGATAACGCACCGGCAGCAAGCAGTAGTGCGAATTTTGAGTTACTTGCGTTCATCATTATTTTTCCCTGCAATATGGAAGCACTCGGTCAACATCCTGCCGTTTTTGTCCGGTAGATTGGTGTTGTAATCAGCTTGTTGACCCCATGCTGGATAAAGTATCTCCCACGGAAAGGCTAACGCAGAATATCAATAAATGCTTCTAAACAGGCGTTAATGTGTGACTTGGATCTTTCTATTTTGAAAGAGATAGTTAACTAATGAAACTTGTACTACAGCTTTTACTAAATAACTTGATACACTATCTAACTTATTGTTTACAAAAAATGAAGGAGGCACTAGGCCTCCTTCATTTTTTCGTGGTAGCGCTTACTTAGTTAGTTGCCATGAGCTTCCATCAGCTGTGATGGTGTGTGACAAGTCTTACAGGTTTCTGCCGCACGTTGCTTAACATCATCGGCGCTGATACCGTCGAGAATACCGCCGTTAGTTTCAATGTGAGACTTAGCCGCATCGGTCAGGTATTGTTGGTGACAGCTCAGGCAAGCCCCGGCATCGGAAGATACCCAAATTTCGGCTCCGCCATTGTCAGTGTCACCGTAACGCCACGCGCGATCCGGATCTCGGCCCAAGGTAATTCCGTCATCAGTGTGACAGGTAGAACAGTCAGTTTTCAGCACTGTTCCTGACCCTAACCCAGCATATTTCAGGTAATGGCCTTCCTGTTCATGTACCTTGAATGCAAAACTAGTCGGTACTTTGCCACCTGGATAAGTTGAATCTGATTTCAATGTTTTATCAGGTGTATGACAAGCCTGACAGTTCACACCATTAGCGTTGTGAACAATTTCCTGGCCATGACAGCCCAGACATTTGTTTGCATCAATGATGTTACGACGAGTGGCTACTGTTGCGGTGTCGTCTTCGCCGGTAGTTCCCCAAACAAACTTGTAAGGATCTTGTTTGATATAAACTTTACGAACGTTGTCTGCACTGCAATCAGTTAACTGAATATCATCAACGCCATAACCGCCGTTGTTGAAGCAGGCTTGCAGCGTAGACCAAATTTCAAAAGTCTTGCCGCTGGCATCTGCTGGCATATTCATACTGGTAATTGTCACAGTGTAAGTCTTGGTAGCGGCATCATATGTTCCGGCGCTTAAACTAGCGCGGCGGTTGCTATATGACGCTTCACTGTATGCTGGGAAGTCTTTGTCGATGTCCCAGCCCACAACCATACGACTGCTTTGGTTGATATAAGTCTGATCGACAGCATTACCATCCGCATCCAGTACCTGTACACCGAAGGTCAGCTTACCATTGGCATCAAGGCCGATATTGGACACTTTTACACTCATCTCTTGTGCCAATGTGTAAGCTTTCAGCACATCGCCATGACGTTTAACTGCGCTGCCAGTGCCTGGATATGGTGATTCGGCATTGTGGCAAGACATACAGTCGGTGCTGCTGTGGTGAGCAGAAGGTTTTTCTGAATGACAGGCAATACAAGCAGTATTGCTTTTCTCTTCAGTAAACAGTGCCGCATCGCTTGGCGCGCTAGTTCCTTGTACGTGACAAACCGCGCAATTTGCGGCAGGTGTCTGCGGGAAGTTGACTTCCCCAAAGTTTTCAACGCTGCCACCGTAGCCAACGATCTTGTATGGGTCAGCAACTTCATTACCATCCGCATCGTAAGTAACGCGAGCGGAACCGCGGTGAATTGCATGGATCATGTAAGTGAAGTCAATGCTATTGCCTGATTCTGGGTCACCGGAAGTTGCCGTATGGCAAGCTTCACAGTTTGCCAGATCCAGACGACGGCCGCCGTGAGCTTTCAGACTGTCTGGTTGGTGACAGGTATAACAAGCATCAATCGATACGACGTTGCGGGTCTGTATACCAGAGGTCATGCCACTGGACGGCTGCCAGTCAAAATGCGCATTGACCGCGAGAGTGTCAGTTTTGAGTTCCAGTGTGACACGTTGAGTATCATCGGCGTCATAAGTCACTGAGACTGGCGTTGTCACGTTAGCGATATTGTTTTGGTAGGTATAGGTATAGGTACCATCACCATTATCCACCAGGCAATTGTCGCAATTTGATACAGACTCAACAGTTGCTTGAGTTTGAGTGGATGGATTGAGGTTGTCTACGTCAGTCGGTACGTTAGAAGGCGCTTTGGTGACGTTAATGTACGACTGCCATTGGTAACCGTGATCAAAACCGGTGGAGCCATCAGAATTTGTGTCAACTACGTGGGTTAATTGGGCGATGCCAAAGCGTAGATCATAATCCTTGGTAAGACCGACAACCGCCACACCATTGGCATTAGTTAAAGAGAAGGTAACGCTAACGCTGCCGTTGGAAATAGAAGCATCAGTAAAATCGGCTTTTAGCGTAGTAGCGTTGTCGATGCTGAGCGTAGTTAATCCGGGTTCACCGGGGGCTCCGTCTTGGCCGTCTGTGCCATCGCTTCCGCCGCAGCCGGCGAGCACCAAAGACAACAGCCCGGCTCCCAACAGCGCTTTGCTCGCGGCATTGAAATTAAACCGTTTCATCATTATGTATCCCTGCAAGGTTTATAGTTCTCTCTGTAACGGGCATTAGTTTTGGAGTTGTCGCTACAGTGAGTGGAGTGAGATTTCCATACATAAGGCTATCCAAATGTAAGTCAATTCGCAGTTATTTTAGCCAGGTTATGTGATTGAGATCTGACTATTTATAAACGACTAGTAAGGTTTCTGGACAAATTTACAAAGTGGTTATTAAAAGACTGATGAATAGGGAATTCATCTTAAAAATGAATCATTTTTCATTTTGAGCAAAGCTACAGACAGAGCCGCTGCAATGCTTGCCGTAGTATCTGGCAGCGTCTGGGCAACAATTTTTTTGCGTTGTAGACGACGCGCACTGTAAAACCGCATTACAATACCTGCCGCAGCGCTGAGTGATAAACCTTGATGTATATCTCCTTTTTGTGACGCAAAAATTAGCCTGTTCCCTAATTTTCTGACCAAGCACACAAAGTTGCCACAAACAGCAGTTTATTTTCATTTGACCGTTTATTCCTGCGTAGATTTGACACATAATACAGACACAATTGAAAATTATTATCGTTTACAGTTAGCGTTAATAATGACTCTTGCAGTTGCCTCACGGTAGTGCAGAGCTAGCAGTTAAGTGGTAGAGGCTATGAAGTTAAGTGAATTGAACCCCGGCGATCGCGCAAAAATTTCTGATATCGGGCGTTTGGAACTGCCATCCGCAGTTAAACGCAAGCTTTTGTCTCTGGGGATTACACCCAATACGCATTTCTCACTTATTCGTCGCGCACCGATGGGGTCGGGTCTTGAACTCGAAATCCGTGGCAGTAAATTGTGTGTGCGCCAAGAGCTGGCACAGATAGTTGAAGTGGAGAGGGCAGATGATTAAGCAGTTTCATTGTGTCACTGTTGGGAACCCTAATGCTGGTAAGTCAACGCTGTTTAACGCTTTGACTGGAGCTAACCAACAGGTTGGTAACTGGGCAGGGGTGACGGTTGAGAAAAAAACCGGCCGTTTCACGCTACATGGCGTTGATGTATTCCTGACAGATCTGCCGGGCATATACGATATTCTGCCATCAGAAAGCGACTGCGACTGTTCTTTGGACGAACAGATTGCCCAGCAGTTTCTCGCCACTCAGAAAATGGATGGCATTATCAATATGGTCGATGCCACCAATATTGAGCGCCATCTGTATTTAACGGTTCAACTTAGGGAACTGGGTATCCCTATGGTTGTAGTGCTGAACAAAATCGATGCTGCCACCAAGCGTGGGATCAACATTGATGCAGCAGCCATGAGTAAAAAACTTGGCTGTCCTGTGATTGGTGTGACCTCTCGCGATGCTAAAGATGTCGAAAAAGTGAAAGCGCTGGTGGTGCAGTTTTTTGAAGGCCATGTGTCATCTGCACCTTTATTATTGGATTACGGCCCTGAAATTGAAGCCAGCGTTGCCGCATTACGTGAAGCTGAGCCCAACCTTAGCCGTGGCCGTGCATTGGCAAAGCTCGCTAACGCAAAAGGGTGTAATGCCTGTCAACATGGCGCTAATAATCAAGAAGTTGAACAATGCGCAGAATCCTTTGCTCGAGATGGTAAAGATATTGAGATCCATGCGGCGGCAACTCGGTTCGATTTTGTTGAAGCCCTTTATCAAGCAGCAATTCATGCGGAAGACAAACCAACGTTTAGCGATCGGCTTGACCAGATAGTGCTGCATCCAATATGGGGTGTTCCCATCTTCCTGCTGGTTATGTACCTCACCTTCATGTTCGCCATCAATATCGGCAGTGCTTTTATCGACTTTTTTGATATCTCTGCCGGTGCGTTGTTTGTTGACCATCTCGGTGCTTGGCTACAGAGTGCACATGCCCCTGAGTGGCTGATTACTATTCTTGCTGGTGGTGTCGGTCAAGGTATCCAAACCGTTTGTACCTTTATTCCAGTAATTGCAGCGTTATTCTTGGCATTGTCAGTACTGGAAGGTTCTGGCTACATGGCAAGGGCTGCATTTGTCGTTGATGGTCTGATGCGCCGTATCGGTCTTCCCGGTAAAG
This portion of the Shewanella yunxiaonensis genome encodes:
- the feoB gene encoding Fe(2+) transporter permease subunit FeoB; translation: MIKQFHCVTVGNPNAGKSTLFNALTGANQQVGNWAGVTVEKKTGRFTLHGVDVFLTDLPGIYDILPSESDCDCSLDEQIAQQFLATQKMDGIINMVDATNIERHLYLTVQLRELGIPMVVVLNKIDAATKRGINIDAAAMSKKLGCPVIGVTSRDAKDVEKVKALVVQFFEGHVSSAPLLLDYGPEIEASVAALREAEPNLSRGRALAKLANAKGCNACQHGANNQEVEQCAESFARDGKDIEIHAAATRFDFVEALYQAAIHAEDKPTFSDRLDQIVLHPIWGVPIFLLVMYLTFMFAINIGSAFIDFFDISAGALFVDHLGAWLQSAHAPEWLITILAGGVGQGIQTVCTFIPVIAALFLALSVLEGSGYMARAAFVVDGLMRRIGLPGKAFVPMIVGFGCSVPAIMATRTLGSERERIVTGMMAPFMSCGARLPVYALFAAAFFPESGQNLVFMLYVIGIFAAIGTGLMLRKTLLPGNSTAVVMELPTYELPKPRMVLGRTGKRTKSFILGAGKTIVLVVTVLNFINSISTDGTFGHQDSKESLLSVASQKITPVFAPMGLQSDNWQATVGIVTGIFAKEAVVGTLNNLYSSQSQTQGELTPLSDSFKQALSTIPQNLLGINLGDPLSLSVGHVDNVDEAAAEQGVEQTTFSALQTGFSGQLSAFTYLLFILLYTPCVAAMGALVNEFGPRWASFAASWTLALAYGTSTVVYQAATIPQHPVQSCSWIAFFAAALVSFYLWLKRKAKRTQQIIPGIKIITE
- a CDS encoding DmsE family decaheme c-type cytochrome, yielding MLNTTLVAAVLSLGLAHTAHAAPWDKKMTPAQVESALDKKFEEGKYSPKGADTCLMCHRRTGNVMEIFKGVHGAIDSSKSPMAGLQCEACHGPQGKHKGANEPMITFGKGSTLSPQKQNSVCLSCHTDDKRMNWEGSHHDNADVACASCHTIHAAQDPVLSKATEVEVCTSCHTKEKADMNKRSAHPLKWNQMTCTDCHNPHGTSTEADLVKPTINETCYSCHAEKRGPKLWEHAPVTENCDSCHNPHGSANEAMLKARAPMLCQQCHASDGHTSNAYMGNTGLGSTVNGSAFTGGRSCLNCHSQVHGSNNPSGKLLQR
- a CDS encoding OmcA/MtrC family decaheme c-type cytochrome, coding for MMKRFNFNAASKALLGAGLLSLVLAGCGGSDGTDGQDGAPGEPGLTTLSIDNATTLKADFTDASISNGSVSVTFSLTNANGVAVVGLTKDYDLRFGIAQLTHVVDTNSDGSTGFDHGYQWQSYINVTKAPSNVPTDVDNLNPSTQTQATVESVSNCDNCLVDNGDGTYTYTYQNNIANVTTPVSVTYDADDTQRVTLELKTDTLAVNAHFDWQPSSGMTSGIQTRNVVSIDACYTCHQPDSLKAHGGRRLDLANCEACHTATSGDPESGNSIDFTYMIHAIHRGSARVTYDADGNEVADPYKIVGYGGSVENFGEVNFPQTPAANCAVCHVQGTSAPSDAALFTEEKSNTACIACHSEKPSAHHSSTDCMSCHNAESPYPGTGSAVKRHGDVLKAYTLAQEMSVKVSNIGLDANGKLTFGVQVLDADGNAVDQTYINQSSRMVVGWDIDKDFPAYSEASYSNRRASLSAGTYDAATKTYTVTITSMNMPADASGKTFEIWSTLQACFNNGGYGVDDIQLTDCSADNVRKVYIKQDPYKFVWGTTGEDDTATVATRRNIIDANKCLGCHGQEIVHNANGVNCQACHTPDKTLKSDSTYPGGKVPTSFAFKVHEQEGHYLKYAGLGSGTVLKTDCSTCHTDDGITLGRDPDRAWRYGDTDNGGAEIWVSSDAGACLSCHQQYLTDAAKSHIETNGGILDGISADDVKQRAAETCKTCHTPSQLMEAHGN
- a CDS encoding FeoA family protein, which translates into the protein MKLSELNPGDRAKISDIGRLELPSAVKRKLLSLGITPNTHFSLIRRAPMGSGLELEIRGSKLCVRQELAQIVEVERADD
- a CDS encoding OmcA/MtrC family decaheme c-type cytochrome, coding for MMNASNSKFALLLAAGALSMTLTGCGGSDGADGAAGSDGSAGGSPAMTIDALNFTFYDETITDGVASLRFQVTNQDDQAVVGLQKMRFYALQLLPQGATGVGNATQWQYIVDETCDLASTCPGTFVDKKNGVYTYTFSTNFADTSATRTTFNAELAQRFMIRAYNTPLPDGTAVPNSNAIVDFTVSGNEPGYSRKIVATASCNKCHGDVSTAHHSGSYNDVNMCASCHTPNRLSNSDDQFSMLIHAKHFTVDADGVPQPVYESEALKTCSTCHNDQGDLTPDWGNWSKVPTAQACGSCHSDIDFATGQGHSQQSDNSNCVACHNSEWTEEVHSTDYQNKEAVIAKRGMTATLVANDDDSATLTVTLIDANGNALDASSELSKIKRLETITNVGPEFPIMGYNVSPGSGVAHVTKDLITDNTLQSDVSIVDGKLVYTTPALPFGSGDTDTAFTFIGLEMCTSGADLIACTSDSDTTSMKAQLAFGTKSGDAPTYRHTDSVSFAACQKCHGDSFQLHKGHHTGFVLSDQLGREVNGEMTVGLDGCVACHTPDGTYASGANKGAFEMKLHVVHNEVGVITECTQCHTSFNLDSFKNKGALATAAGEYTTPITAVCTSCHALGSDGLHSQETLESYGAVVNGDYTAANQAAQSETCFYCHKPTAADHTVVNM